In the genome of Plasmodium falciparum 3D7 genome assembly, chromosome: 2, one region contains:
- a CDS encoding ras-related protein Rab-5A — MEKKSSYKTVLLGESSVGKSSIVLRLTKDTFHENTNTTIGASFCTYVVNLNDINIKNNSNNEKNNNINSINDDNNVIITNQHNNYNENLCNIKFDIWDTAGQERYASIVPLYYRGATCAIVVFDISNSNTLDRAKTWVNQLKISSNYIIILVANKIDKNKFQVDILEVQKYAQDNNLLFIQTSAKTGTNIKNIFYMLAEEIYKNIINNNNTSKNKTVNKNLINLDNQTLSKKGCC, encoded by the coding sequence atggaAAAGAAAAGTAGTTATAAAACAGTTTTATTAGGAGAATCATCAGTAGGAAAATCAAGTATAGTTTTACGATTAACAAAAGATACTTTTCATGAGAATACTAACACAACAATAGGTGCATCTTTTTGTACATATGTAGtaaatttaaatgatataaatataaagaataatagtaataatgaaaaaaataataatataaattcaataaatgatgataataatgttattataacaaatcaacataataattataatgaaaacttatgtaatataaaatttgatATATGGGATACAGCTGGACAAGAAAGATATGCAAGTATTGTCCCACTATATTATAGAGGTGCTACTTGTGCTATAGTAGTTTTTGATATTAGCAATTCAAATACTTTAGATCGAGCTAAGACATGGGTTAATCAATTAAAAATTAGTAGtaactatattattattttagtTGCTAATAAAATAGATAAAAACAAATTCCAAGTTGATATATTAGAAGTACAAAAATATGCTCAAGACAAtaatttactttttattCAAACAAGTGCCAAAACTGGaacaaacataaaaaatatattctacaTGCTTGCTGaagaaatttataaaaatattataaataataataatacctcaaaaaataaaacagtTAATAAAAACTTAATAAATCTAGATAATCAAACACTTTCAAAAAAAGGAtgttgttaa
- a CDS encoding beta-ketoacyl-ACP synthase III: MFLYFITYLCIFHNNIYSVELIKNNKYNFINNVHNIKYRTKIRAIYGKTGGKIIGHGHSYPSTEIYNDELKKYVDTNDEWIRTRTGIKKRRILKRDENISMLQIDSATQALETSCLKPSDIDMVINASSTPQNLFGDANNISNKIGCKNSVNMDLTAACTGFIFAFVTAYNFLNRYKNILIVGSDALSNFVDWRDRNTCVLFGDAAGAVVLQRTEEKEENKIFNYYLGSDSELNDLLTINFDHDKYNLDKPNVNKYGKLYMNGKEVFKYTISNIPKILKKAIQHSNINIEDINYFIFHQANIRIIETVAKNLNIPMSKVLVNLDEYANTSAASIPLCFSENIKNGKIKTNDIICMCGFGAGMSYGCVILKY, from the exons atgtttctatattttattacatatctGTGTATTttccataataatatatattctgtagaattaattaaaaataataaatataattttataaataatgtgcATAATATAAAGTATAGAACTAAAATACGTGCTATTTATGGGAAAA CTGGAGGTAAAATAATAGGACATGGTCATTCTTATCCTTCAACTGAAATTTATAATGacgaattaaaaaaatatgttgatACCAATGAtgaa TGGATAAGAACAAGAACaggaattaaaaaaagaagaatattaaaaagggatgaaaatatatcaatGTTACAAATAGATAGTGCTACTCAAGCTTTAGAGACTTCTTGTTTAAAACCCTCAGATATAGACatg GTTATCAATGCATCGTCTACTCCTCAAAATTTATTTGGTGATGcaaataatattagtaaCAAAATTGGATGTAAAAATAGTGTTAATATGGATCTAACGGCTGCATGTACAGGTTTTATTTTTGCTTTTGTTACag cttataattttttaaatagatataaaaacattttaattGTTGGTAGTGATGCCTTAAGTAATTTTGTAGACTGGAGAGATCGTAATACTTGTGTTTTATTTGGAGATGCTGCag GTGCTGTTGTATTACAACGAACTGAagagaaagaagaaaataaaatattcaatTATTATCTTGGATCTGATAGTGAACTAAATGACCTCTTAACCATAAATTTTGATCATGACAAATATAATTTAGATAAGCCTAATGTAAATAAGTATgggaaattatatatgaatgggAAGGAAGTATTTAAATATACTATAAGCAATATACccaaaattttaaaaaaagctATACAAcattcaaatataaatattgaagatataaattattttatatttcatcaAGCTAACATCAGAATTATAGAAACAGTAGccaaaaatttaaatatacctATGTCAAag gTATTAGTAAATCTAGACGAGTATGCAAATACTTCAGCAGCTTCAATACCTTTATGCTTCTCTGAAAAT ATTAAAAAtggtaaaataaaaacgaatgatataatatgtatgtgtgGATTTGGAGCTGGAATGTCATATGGATGCGTTATacttaaatattaa
- a CDS encoding ubiquinol-cytochrome-c reductase complex assembly factor 1, putative has protein sequence MWYKCTKFVLKRRYINYRYFSSEIKVYDNLKIIESKSLYEDKNTKISIRESSRYAIPIPQCDRSIISSMIYKFFLKHTEYGECAWRLVHLIIERLENEEILNLFRINESFNMKMYFYVLHLWIINKRLRHEQYQGDIINTYIFDITWRIVRDWMLLKDVPEYSFNAELLNCQEYAFGFLVSLDEAANNVDIFPSLLKDILWEHLYEKKVKQCGKIVTELSKYSILQMRHIFNLSSDHFLQAYFIWADFYNQKKSNRRLPALCQQISYGGYRPKDKSKYLPYDDGKKLLPRIY, from the exons ATGTGGTATAAATGTACAAAATTTGTTTTAAAGAGAAGATATATTAACTATCGCTATTTTTCTAGTGAAATAAAAGtatatgataatttaaaaattatcgAAAGTAAAAGTTTGTATGAGGATAAGAATACAAAAATTAGTATTAGAGAATCTTCAAGATATGCAATACCTATACCACAATGTGATCGTTCTATAATAAGTtctatgatatataaatttttttt aaAACATACAGAATATGGAGAATGTGCATGGAGATTAGTACATTTAATAATTGAAAGATTAGAAAATGAAGAGATATTAAACTTATTTCGTATAAATGAATCTTTTAATATgaaaatgtatttttatgttttgcATCTTTggataattaataaaagattAAGACATGAACAGTATCAAGgagatattataaatacatatatttttgatataaCGTGGAGAATTGTTCGTGATTGGATGCTTTTAAAAGATGTTCCtgaatattcttttaatgCAGAACTTTTGAATTGTCAAGAATATGCATTTGGA tTTTTGGTATCATTAGACGAAGCGGCTAACAATGTAGATATTTTTCCATCATTGTTGAAGGATATATTATGGGA gcatttatatgaaaaaaaagtgaaGCAATGCGGGAAAATTGTAACAGAGTTAAGTAAATATAGTATTCTTCAAATGagacatatatttaatttatcaagTGATCATTTTTTACAAGCCTATTTTATATG ggCTGATTTTTATAACCAGAAAAAATCAAATCGTCGTTTACCAGCATTGTGTCAGCAAATATCATATGGAg GCTATCGTCCGAAAGATAAGAGTAAATATCTTCCCTATGATGATGGAAAGAAATTGTTACCAAGAatttattaa